In Apium graveolens cultivar Ventura chromosome 10, ASM990537v1, whole genome shotgun sequence, the following are encoded in one genomic region:
- the LOC141692728 gene encoding auxin-responsive protein SAUR71-like, with translation MKKLIKRLSRVAESTHYSLLRSESRDSTRTRRPSGVPEGHLPVYVGDESARFVVNAELLNHPIFMMLLNKSAQEYGYEQKGVLRIPCRVFVFERVLEALRIDEVSTDVMELLDSFSDEFMTYVE, from the coding sequence ATGAAGAAGTTGATTAAGCGTCTCTCTCGCGTAGCCGAATCAACGCACTACTCTCTCCTCCGATCAGAGTCGCGAGATTCTACTCGTACTCGTCGACCGAGTGGCGTGCCGGAGGGTCACTTACCGGTTTATGTAGGAGACGAGTCAGCGAGATTTGTTGTGAATGCCGAGTTGTTAAACCATCCGATATTTATGATGTTGTTGAATAAATCGGCTCAGGAGTATGGTTATGAGCAGAAAGGTGTGTTACGTATACCGTGTCGTGTTTTCGTGTTCGAGAGAGTTCTAGAAGCTCTGAGGATCGATGAGGTATCGACGGATGTTATGGAGCTTCTCGATTCGTTCTCTGATGAGTTCATGACTTATGTCGAGTAG